In Zingiber officinale cultivar Zhangliang chromosome 11B, Zo_v1.1, whole genome shotgun sequence, a single window of DNA contains:
- the LOC122034538 gene encoding putative germin-like protein 2-1 has protein sequence MASKLSLLLVVALVAALSFSQALARDPGALQDFCVADSMSKVIVNGFTCKNPELVKADDFFLSGLNVPRSTMNKVASNVTLINANIIPGLNTLGISMARVDYAPRGLNPPHIHPRATELQTVLEGSLYVGFITSNPENKLVTKVLNKGDVFVFPQGLIHFQFNLGRTRALAMSFLSSQNPGVITIANTVFGSKPNISDDILSKAFQVDKKTIDWIQSQF, from the exons ATGGCTTCTAAGCTATCCCTCCTGCTTGTTGTTGCTCTCGTTGCAGCTTTGTCTTTCTCTCAAGCTTTAGCCCGTGATCCAGGCGCCCTTCAAGACTTCTGTGTTGCAGACAGCATGTCCAAAG TTATTGTGAATGGATTCACTTGCAAGAATCCAGAACTCGTTAAAGCTGATGACTTCTTCTTGTCGGGTCTCAATGTGCCTCGTAGCACCATGAACAAAGTTGCTTCCAATGTGACGCTCATAAATGCAAATATAATTCCCGGCCTCAACACTCTTGGCATCTCCATGGCTCGAGTGGACTATGCCCCCCGCGGTCTCAATCCTCCGCACATCCACCCTCGTGCCACAGAGCTCCAAACAGTGTTGGAAGGCTCGCTCTATGTTGGATTCATAACGTCCAATCCCGAGAACAAGTTGGTGACCAAAGTGCTTAACAAGGGTGATGTGTTCGTATTCCCTCAAGGCCTAATTCACTTCCAGTTCAATCTTGGTAGGACGAGGGCTCTTGCGATGTCATTTCTAAGTAGCCAAAATCCAGGAGTAATCACCATCGCCAATACTGTCTTTGGGTCAAAGCCAAACATCTCGGATGATATTCTTTCAAAGGCTTTCCAGGTGGATAAGAAGACTATCGATTGGATCCAATCTCAGTTCTAG